GCTGGGGACAAACAGATACTACAGAAAAAAGGAGATAAGGTAACTAAATAGATTCTGAGGGGATGCAGACAGTAGTGTAAATTGAACTCCCTTTATGCTTGGACTCCCCTACAGTCAGATTCCCTTAGACCTACTCACACCAACTGACCAACTGTCAGACTGTCTaagttggtgtaacttacacacaaggacttgtctacactacccaccggatcagcaggcagtgatcaatccagcggaggtcgatttatcgcgtagacacgataaatcgaccactgagcactctcccgtcgattccGGTATTCCACCAGAATGACAAGCGCAAGCGGAGTCGttgggagagcgtcagctgttgacttaccacagtgaagacaccgcagtaagtagatctaagtatgtcagcttcagctatgctattcacgtagctgaagttgcgtatcttagatcgacccctcacagtagtgtagacaagccctaagcaggCAGAAGTTGTGAAATTAAATAGATGACCATTTTAGCTTACACCTCCCTACACTCTCCTGCTAGTTGCTTTTGCTGCTACCTTCTCTTCCATCCCCTCAGCCACTATGCCTCCTTACACTCCATTAGACATACTGGGACAAGTGTAGGGGTGATGTGCAGTGCTTCCATTATTGGAAAAAAGTAGATGGACCCTGAATGTCAAGTGGCTTGCTTTAATGTAAACAATATTGAGAAGTAAGGGGACCATAAGACAGAAGTGCAGGAGCCCCTAACAGTACTAAGGGGGCCAAGTCCCTCTACATCAGGCTTCCCTGTAATTCATGTGATGTGTGAGGCAGAGAGTTTTGCTTAGATGTTGGTAAGTGTATTTAAGTGTAAGGAGCCCTGATTCCTGGGATCAGAGGAGATGCATTGGCATAGGACCTCAGAGGGAGTGGCTttacatcacattggcagctcccCAATTCTACAGCTGGCCCCTGACTCTTGTAAATGACTCCCAGCTGCCTATGGCCCAGTGGCTGTTCTGGCAGCCACCAGTAACTAGATCGCACAGGAGCTCTGGtcatgtcctttctttcttcctcagtAATGCTTCCTAAACCAGGGGAATTTTGGGGTAGCTGGTTAAACTGGCTTTATGGCTCCACTGCATCAGTAGACCAGTGCAAACAGCTGTAGCTTATGGAGAACTGGCCTCTGGAATGCAGAGGAAACCTAAATTGGTATAATAGATGCAGGGGACCAGAAAGTGTAAGTTACATCCAATTAGAGTCCTTCCTCCTTTTAGGCTTACTTAGATTCACATCTGAATCAGGGCCCTCgtttgtaaattcttcaggacagGTACCATCGAGTCAGATTCTGAGCTCATTCACCCTGAAATCTAGACTTACTCCTCTTTTATACATACCACTGTTACTGAATAACAGTATACTGACCCTATACTTTTCACTTGTCTACTAAATATCATGCACATTTATGGAGctatatttgtaatcaataataataacaaaaggGAGAAAGTCAGAAGAGCAACCTACAGTTTGCATTGCCCCAAGGGGCGTCATCACAATCTTTGCTACACAGCTGCTGATTTCGGAGCTTAGGCACTCACATATGATCACTGCACCCACAGGATGCTGGAATCAGCTGACTAACAATAGATTCATGTCTCATATTTCTGCATGAGAGCAACACACCTCTTACCGCTATCTGGGTTACAAGGTACGTCACTCATTTTCTATTCAAATCCACCTCCCTTCCATAAAAACTTGCTCTTACTTCACTGCTCATTAGTGTATGTTACTGATAAATGGGTAGTGGGCATGAATTATTGGATACCATTAGAGAGAATGGTCACCCTGTTTAAGGTACTCACAGGAGGAGGGCTCCCCAGGCAGCAAGCCAGAATGTTTAGCccggttctttgaatattaacctggCCCTGAATAAGTAATAAGTAATGTATGTGTAGTATGTTAaagttttattgtaactttgccttaataaaaagtgtCAAAGAGAGAATGAcctaaaaaaatgcattttacgCAGTGCTTAAGTTCCAAAGACAGAGgcgctggggctcaagcaataaCAATGGCGTCCTCCACACAGTGTAACTTCGCACGTGAATGTATGCACGTAGTCGTGCTGCAGGGAAGGTAACATTCtgttctacaaaatggcatcctctgcccAGAGTAACCTTGCATGCACCATATGTATGAGGTCACGCCTTGCATGCCCCTGACAGAagaggtgcaggggctgagctccAGCAAGTCCCGGCACAAATTATGCTCTGATTTTACCTATATCTAGTGCCTTTCATTCTGAAAGATCCCAGCTTTACAAATACTGTAGCTTCACAACCACTAGCAGATGAATAATGCCTACGTCCAGTACATTTCATGTTTCACTGCAGATTATTAGAGTTAATTAACTGTAATGCTAATTTGGCTAAAGTCATAAGTACTGCtgccctgatcctgccaggtgctgagtgcctgtTGAATGGTGCTATTCTCCAACAGATTTCAACCAGAGGGACAGTgcttagcatttctgaaaatcaagccaaggTATCCCAAGCTGGACATCCAAAATcagtggctgcttttgaaaattggccCTTAAGTGTCTTGCTCAAGGCTACACAGTAACTCAGTGTCAGAGTAAGGAATAGAAGCtagatctcctggctcccaggacCAGTTCAAGCAAATCTGGGATCTGCTGTAAAACCATTCTCTTGGGCCATCCCCATCTGCAAGGGCCCAGTTTCAGTGTATATGGCCTTTTTTCCATACCTGCCCCAAACTAGACTTGGAGGCAGTGATCATTCTTGGGCTAGAAAGACGATGTGTCCAGAACTGGTATTTTAGTGCAGGGATTTAGTGGAACAATGGGTGGAGGTTTTCTGATGAACAAGAGAAGAGGAAGTCTAAGATACgccccagccagggctgagaTAAAGGAGGAGATGTTGTTATTCCCTAAAAGGGGGGCCAACTTGTCTGTATGCCAGTCAAACTCCATACTATAATTACGGTATCACTGAACCTCTATATCACTGAGCTTCCAGTTAGTAAGAAGCAGTTCACACTGCACACAACCGGACATGAGCATatacagaaaataccatattggaTTTTCAGCTTCCCTTTCATCCGATAAGACCCCCAACCCAGGGCCTCTTGTTGCATTGTCTGAACTGGCCCTGTGAACAATTAAATACATCTCCCACCCTCACCTCTGTAACATTATGAAGTTGATAAAATTAGAACTTGGCCAGAACTCAACAAGAAGATGCAGTCCCCAACCTGGATTTAAATGTGTAAAGAAATCTAGTTATCTGTAGTATATCTGATTGATAATTCTATATTGATTATATTTTACCTGTTAATTCCtttcatcccttcccccccccacacacttgttAATTTGTCTTATATATACAAGATCAACACAattgtttataaacagaaatgCTGGGTTGTGAAACTGAATGTAGAGAAAATGTTACACATGTTAAAGAAATGAATCCAGCACCGTTTCCAGTTTCCCCCACATGTCTGTCTCACTGTAGAATTGATCTTGCAtatctttactcaggcaaaggaCATGTTGAAGTCAGTAAAGCACAAAAGGTCACATCCGAACCTGCTATAATTCTGATTTCCGTGGAGTTTCACTCACTTACATgaggactgaatttggccctgaatcACCACTTCAGAAGTCTCTGTCACCAATTTAGCTCTCTACAGGTTGAAAGCTAAGGAGAATACCAGGTGAATGGTAGAAATCTGTGTAAGTGGAAGGATCCCGACTTAGAGGTTATCTGTGATCATCACAGGATTGCTAAACAAATCAGCATCAGAGTCGGTCAGTGTAAAGCTTTCCATGGTCTTTTAATTATTACACTCCCAGATAAGTGTCAGGTTGGAATGTGAAGCCCCTTCACTCTGAAAAAAGATAATGAAGTTTTCCCTCCCACTGTTCATACGCACAAAGAGACAGAAAACATGTAAAGGCACAACAAATGTGACTATGAATTCATGGTGATGTCACTGGGCCATGAGTCTCCTACCCCATGAGCATGGTATCATCTTCATGTGGTTTTCATGTTTACGGACTTGTTAGAGGTACTATAAAACAACAGTGAACTCACAGTCCCACGACTCTAACATTAAAATAATGTGGAATCTGGACTAATGCGAGCCACCCCAGATTATCAAATTAAAGAGCCACCTTCCCCCTTCGCACCAGTGCACAGTCCTTTTCTGTTgttcttattattattttcacaatGACATTTTAGCCTGATTGGAAACAGGGACTTGTTTAAGAGCGAGGGGTTAActtggaatttcctgactttttttaAGCCAGGAAGTCAAACCCTAATTTAAGTGAATTGAGTTAAACTAAACTCTTTAAATGTGACTTTAACACTCTGTTTTGTGCTTTCATTACCTTAGCTTTTaaaggatgtttatttttaataaataagagACAAAGGCAAGGAAATTATTCTTTGGTGCTATCAGAGCTTAATTTTCTTCCTACTGACAcaggttttacactggtgtaattccatttatATTGATCGTGTGCCTCCTGCTTTGTTGTAGTGTAAGCAAGGTCAGAATCAAAGCTCTCCTCTGATGACAAAACCAACTGGCACAACTGATACTGCCCTCATTTGGGTGGATTCCCCTAGGATACAGGGTGCCATAGTGTTCTTTTTGCACCTCCCTACAGCAGCTAGAGTGTATCTGGCCCAATATTTAATATTCTGGTGCTGATTAATAACAATGTTATGGAAAAGGCTAATTGCTATTGAGGTGCATTCTAACTATTGTACAAAGACCAGAGATATGATTCTTCATATAAGCTCAGGAAAAGTAAAGCCTTCCTTCCTagatggaaaaaaatccatttttattttacttttatgcTCAAGTAATTTTAAAGCAGCCAATCCACAAGTTGTTAATTTTGGTTAAATCAGTGAAAAGAAAACATATCCCCAGACTGATACCTGGCAGGATAATATTGGTACAGTTGCAGCCATGCTACCTTGGGTTGTGATCTTGTCTGCTCTCACAGGGCTGGCCCTAATCAGTACTTGAATGggaaacctccaaggaagaaTCCAGAATTCTGGAGGAAATAGTGTTGCGAGATGGCCCTCGTGCCTTTGGGCCCATGTTGGCCCAGTGCCCTAGCATGGCGCtaaggggcactgtgctgctgacAGTGCTGTCATTCAGATGAAACATTAAACTGAGGTTCTGATCTCTTGGTTCGTGgttactaagggcatgtctacagtacaaaattaagtcaacctaatttatgttggcatacagctgccacagtaattacattgcttgtatGTGTCTACACTTTACTCCTTATGTCGTTGGTGTGCGTCTTCACCAGGAACACTTATACcaattgtactgtcagtgtggagcattgtgggatggcttctaaAAGCCAATAACAATTGATGTAAGCaatgctgtgtctacactgacactgcatcgacctaactatATGAACATTGATTCTATGCCTCTCATGAGGTGAAGTTATTAAGTCAGTGCAGAGGGGGAATTAAATTGGTGGAAGTgatattttagtgtagacacttacatacTTAGGTTGATGTAAACCGCCCTGTACAATACTATGTATTGTAAATCAGGCCTAACAATTCTCTTGGTGCTTTTTGCAACCGTAGAGGTATTAAGAGCCCAGTATTCTAGTCAAATTCCATTTCAGAATTACATTCTtctttcctactgtattttcagcTGGATATAGGATTCTTGCAgaaaccaggtgggtgaggtaatatcttttattggaccaacttctgttggtgagagagacaagattctgagccgcacagagctcttcttcaggtctggaaaagatagtcccagcatcacagcaaaatacaaagtggatcagattgtttagcatataaGTAGGTAGCACATACTGTAAGGGAGCATTctaggtagagtggcccattaacatctctgcagatataggacaaaaagagggggttagtgggttacagattgttgtaacaagccataaatccaatgtctctgttcagtccatgatttttagtgtctagcagagtaattaaattaagctcccaggctcatctttttaaagtgttgtgccggtttcctttgaggatgaggactgataggtcagatatagattgatcgctttgtgaaaagtgttcacccacaggtgacgtggtgcttttgtcttttatgtttttcctatgtgagttcattcaagagtgtagtgcttgtctagtttcacccacatATTAAACTATTGCAGTGTGCCATATTAAACTACTGCTGCATTCCACCCTCCTCCTGCCTGACATGATTCCTGTGTATATACTTGTATATGCAGTAAGTAGGAGTTCTGCCAAAACAATAAACTCTAAATAAGGGCCTCAGCTCTTTGCCTATCCTATCTTGACTGCTTTATTTTGTGAAAAGGCTATTActcaattaattattaataattatcacTATTATTATTCCCCTAAAAGAGATTTGTGGCTGCCTGGTCAGTAAAAGTTTGATTGGAGCATTGTAAAGGCTGAGGGTTATAAATAATAACCTTGCTAATAGCAGCATCTTATGCAGCACATCCAACAGACTGTGACCTGTTCTAACCGAATGGCCACTCTATGGTGAGCACAATATTTCACTGATCATGCTGCATGGGCATTAATGATTCACTGGAAACGATTAGTTGTAAACTGCctctacagtgctaataagtgagTAGCTCATAGCGGGCTGGAACATCAAGCATTAGAACATACGAATCCTTCACTCACAATCTGTCTCTAAGTCATGGTGTTATTACAatagcaataataaataaatagaaatgaaaaagtgcagctctgtgtttatttttaagggaaaaaaacagatttgcTTTGAGTCTGCAGCTTTGGCAGGAGTCACGGTTTGGCAGAATGGATGCAATTGCACAATCAGTTAATCAATTTCAGACTGGCAATTAGTACATCCCCAGCTATCTGAGAAGATTCTGGATGGCTCTGGGGCACTTGATCAGATACAGATCAGCAGGGAACTCGAGAAGTTCTAGATGGTTGCAGAGCACTTTGTTGTTTATGAACTGTCAGGGACTTACTGAGAAGCTTCTGGAACATTCTGAGGCAGTTGGCCAGTAATAGTTTGTCAGGAGCCCAGGGAGAAAGTTCTGGAAAGTCCCAGAAAAGTGTTGCTGCCTGGGAGTTAGAAAGTGTGAGAGGGAGTCTAAAGCAGTTTGAGGGAGTTTGAGGAAATGAGAACAGGGAAAGTTTGTGTTGAAAGGAGCAGCTGGAGAAGAGGAATGGTAAGAGAGTATTGCtgtgtggtgggggaaggaacaagGCAGAGAAGAGAAAAGCAGTTGTATGGGGGCAAGACTGGGAGAGAAGCAGGAGTCACAagtgggggaaaagggaaggTAGACAGACAAGGGGAACCTCCTCTCCCATTGGGAGGGACAGAGAAAACACGCAGCAAGGGAAGAGCAGGCTGTGAGACCATATTAGAAGCCAGGAACCCAGGAAGGGGAAGTGAAAGTAACTGTGATTGGAAGCCCTGAGTAAGAAATACCCCAGTGGGTTGATGGAAGCTGATtacccacagggaaaaataacttttgggaAGCCTTGCTACAtttgtgaaggggaaaaaatcagagacTGAACAGCTCTACTGACGGTTATTTGGTagccctgatttcagtgggaattttgaatATGCAAAGAATACAGTCCCAGGCCTAGAGTTTAGTTATATTGCTTTTTCTTCCATACAAAACAAACTGGGGAATATTcctctgtatatatatacacacaccccttctttTAGGCAcctcaaatatatatttaaaagatgtCTATTCCTGTTCTGTCCACACTGTGACGCTTTTCTCAatacccctttcacataccagACCTATGAGGTAATATGAAACAGTAAATGTCAGTAGGGGTGTGTGGGTAAGTGTAAAGAGAAATAATATGAAGAGTCTGTGCCTGCAGTCACATTCCGAATCTATAAAGGAACATGCACATGAACTAATATTGTTCTGAAGACAGGAGGAACCACTGCCACTTGTGCTTTAAAAGAACCTCAATTAGCTTCTCGGCAGTGTGGGGTCTATGACACTGAGTGGCAGAGTTCTAATtccacccagcagagggcagttaGAGAGCTATACAGCCTAGCCATGTCATCACACTgggcatggggtgtgtgtgtgtctgtgtgtattctTACCTGCCAAACCGATAAGAGAACGTGGAGCAGTACATACTATGAAGGGAGACtgtatatagggtgaccagatatcccgattttatagggacagtagtgatagttggggctttttcttatataggctcctattaccccccaccccgtcctgatttttcacacttgctgtctggtcaccctaactgtatACGTTCTTCCGCTGTACATTGTGTGCCTTTTCATCAGTGCCGGGAGGCCCGGTTGTTTCTGCCCGCAGCGCTGGGGAACGTAGGGTTGCATCAGTTGATTTCCTGCCTGATCAGGATGGAAGTtttgtatgtgtctgtgtgttttgCATTCAAGCGACTGCAAAAGTGCCGATGACGTAAGTACTCTTGGGCAGGGAGTGTCTGCTGTACACGCCTGCAAGTGACGTCCTGCCTGAAGCAGTCATGTGATCCAGTCTCATTcacaaaaaaaggggtgggggcaggcagcGAGCTGACTATATAAGGCCAGGCGCAGGGCTGCAGCGAGCAAGGAAACTGCTAATACCCAGAAGGAGGCACAAAGAGCTGCTAGTGAAGTGAGGCTCCAGCAGCAAACAGCAGCCGCAAATCAAGCCAGGGTCACTGCGCCCTCCGACCCAGACTCTGCCTTTGCGATACAGCGGGGGTGGCTGGAGTTAAAAACAGAATTTGACAAGAAGCgttggctgctttttttttaagcacctCCAATAGTAGAAACCAAGTCACCCTTGAGAAGGAACAAAGGAGCCGGGAGAGGAAACAGCCCCCAGGCACAGACAAAGGGGACTCGCCTTCCCCCATCCGAACGAGCACTTTGACCTTGAAAGAGACCAACCACCtacccccctctctccccgccgGAGTCCTGCATTTGGGGGACCGACCAGCCGCTccgagctctcctccctcccgctcctcTCACCCCGCGCACCGAGCTATGGTCAACATGCAAGTGTGCGCCCTGGATTGCGAGACGCTGCGGGGGCTCCTGCAGGACCGAGCTGCCCAGTGCCTGGTGCTGGACTGCCGCTCCTTCTTCTCCTTCAACTCCGCGCACATCCTGGGCTCCGCCAACGTTCGCTTCAGCACCATCGTGAAGCGGCGGGCCAAGGGGGccatggggctggagcacatcATCCCCAACGAGGAGCTGCGGGGCCGCCTGCTCGGCGGGGGATACCACGCCGTGGTGCTGCTAGACGAGCGCAGCTCGGACCTGGAGCTGCCCAAGCGGGACAGCACCATCATGCTGGCCGTGAACACCCTCTGCAGGGAGGCCAGGGACACCCGCATCTGCTTCCTCAAGGGTGAGTCCCGGGAGGGCTCAGGGCATGGGTGGCATCAGTGGTGatcctggggagagggagattcTGGCTGGCACAATCTGGCCTGGGTGTTTTCAGGGGGGTGCAGAGAATTTATGTCTCACCAATGCTAACAAGacctttccctctttttttcccccttgccatTCCAGGAGGGTATGAAGCCTTCTCTTCTGCCTGCGCTGAGCTGTGTACCAAGCCAACTGCTCCCACCGGCCTGAGCCTGCCTCTGAGTGCCAACAGCATGCCCAGCAGTGCGGATTCTGGCTGCAGCTCCTGTGGCACCCCGCTCTATGACCAGGTCAGTATGAAAGGGCAAAGAAATAAGGGATCATTTGAATTGAGGATAGCCCTGGAGGCTGAGTATCTCCAGAGGTGATGTCCAGATACAGATACATTTAATACTAAAACCATGTAAAGAGAGCAAACATCTGCTTGCCTGCATGTAACAAAAAAGAGGGGGGCTATTTTAAATCACAGAGTACAATTAACTGAtcctctttctttgtctcttctcttTTAGGGTGGCCCGGTGGAAATCCTACCATTTCTCTACTTGGGCAGTGCCTATCATGCCTCCAGAAAGGACATGCTGGATGCTTTGGGGATCACAGCCTTAATTAACGTCTCGGCAAACTGCCCCAACCATTTTGAGGGGCATTACCAGTACAAAAGCATCCCAGTGGAGGACAACCACAAGGCTGACATCAGCTCCTGGTTTAACGAAGCCATCGACTTCATAGGTAAATGAGTGATCTCTGCAGCCTGTGCTTCCAAAGAATCAGTTTGCATTATCCTTGAGGTGGAAATCTCAGTGGAAAACTCTAgcccagtttaattttaaaatacctggGAAACTGTTTCCTCAACAATTAAAGTAACATGAAATAAATCTGTAGCTATTTTATTAGGGCCTGTGCTCCCTACGAGGCTGTATTGGCTAAATGCTGAGAGGAGCCTTAACTTTATAAAGCTGTCTGAAATATTGAATCCCATAGCAGAAAGTAGTTAGTAACCTAGTTTGGTGTTCCACCAAtacgtttttattttttaaatagagatggCTGTTTCAAACAAGTATTGGTGGCTGAAGGAAACTCTTTGTATCATTGGAATTAGAGTTTAGTATAGAAATCCCTAGGTTGCTTTTCCCTCAGGACAAGAGTCTCCTTTGTCTGTGAAGTGCCATGCACAGCTAGAGTGTTATGGAaagaacaaatttaaaaaaaaatgtgaaatagcaGCTCGTGTTTCTGTAGCTTTGCAGCAACCTGACCCATGTATTAACCATGTCATTTAATTGATTATTTCAGATTCTGTTAAAAATGATGGCGGAAGGGTATTTGTGCACTGCCAGGCTGGCATCTCCCGCTCAGCAACTATCTGCCTTGCTTATCTCATGAGGACCAACCGAGTCAAACTAGACGAGGCCTTTGAGTTTGTGAAGCAGAGGAGAAGCATCATCTCCCCAAATTTCAGCTTCATGGGGCAGCTACTTCAGTTTGAGTCTCAAGTCCTAGCCCCTAACTGCTCAGCAGAGGCTGGAAGCCCTGCCATGTCTGTATTGGACAGAGGAACATCAACCACCACTGTCTTTAACTTCCCAGTCTCTATCCCTGTACACCCTTCATCCAGTGCTTTAAGCTATCTACAGAGTCCCATCACCACTTCTCCAAGCTGTTGAAGGGTAGATGAACAtttattcagaaaacaaaaacttgACTCTTGTCTAAAAAGTGCAATAACCCTAGGGACAGTGTCTTCAGTCATTTTAGTTCACATGGGGTTTTATCCATCCCAGAACAACACATTGTCGCAAGCACAGAGGGTCTGATTTGACTCCAGAGAGCTAGTTCTTTCTTGAATTGGTTGGCATATTTTTGACCAATATCTGGATGCCTACAAACGAGACAAAGAACACAGAACATTGCTTTCTTCTCCTGAGTTATTTCTCCTTTTGTCTGTCAGTTCTAAAAGACTAGTCCTTGTTAAATAGCATACCCAACGGTATTCCCATTTCTGGACATTCTAAGCAACAGTGATGCTGTCCCCTTTTATATGAAAgtcctgttatttatttatttttgtg
This DNA window, taken from Trachemys scripta elegans isolate TJP31775 chromosome 8, CAS_Tse_1.0, whole genome shotgun sequence, encodes the following:
- the DUSP1 gene encoding dual specificity protein phosphatase 1, which codes for MVNMQVCALDCETLRGLLQDRAAQCLVLDCRSFFSFNSAHILGSANVRFSTIVKRRAKGAMGLEHIIPNEELRGRLLGGGYHAVVLLDERSSDLELPKRDSTIMLAVNTLCREARDTRICFLKGGYEAFSSACAELCTKPTAPTGLSLPLSANSMPSSADSGCSSCGTPLYDQGGPVEILPFLYLGSAYHASRKDMLDALGITALINVSANCPNHFEGHYQYKSIPVEDNHKADISSWFNEAIDFIDSVKNDGGRVFVHCQAGISRSATICLAYLMRTNRVKLDEAFEFVKQRRSIISPNFSFMGQLLQFESQVLAPNCSAEAGSPAMSVLDRGTSTTTVFNFPVSIPVHPSSSALSYLQSPITTSPSC